TCTTCTCCTAGCCCGCGGCCGCGTCCTCCTGGCGAAGTGCACGCTCGCGGTGCGCGAGGAAGAGCGGCACGAAGGTGCTGATGCCGATCAGCAGCGAGCCGACGACGTACACCGCGACCCACTTCGTGGCGATGCCGAGCTTGCGGGCATCAGTGATCAGCAGGACGAAGATCGCCACGCCGAGCACCGCGATGTCGATCGCGAGGAACCGCGCTGCGTCGTTGGTCGTGAGCGCGTCACGCCAGAAGTCGGCGGTGCCGCCGATCGGGCCGGCGTCGACGTAGCCGAGCACCTGCGAGCTGGTGCCGACGAAGCCGAGCACCGCGAGCGCGTAGTAGATCTTCTCCCTGGTCATGGGAGCAGCCTCGCACCCAGCGCGCCGGAAATGCCGAACAGATCCTCACGGGACCTTTCGCGGTGACCTCATCACCGAGCCTCACCCTTCTCTGCTTGCCAATTCACAACGGCGACTCGCGCAGTTCAGTACCCTCGCTGCCGGAGGCCGAGGCACAGATGGTGATTTGG
This genomic interval from Nocardioides cavernaquae contains the following:
- a CDS encoding DUF2834 domain-containing protein; this encodes MTREKIYYALAVLGFVGTSSQVLGYVDAGPIGGTADFWRDALTTNDAARFLAIDIAVLGVAIFVLLITDARKLGIATKWVAVYVVGSLLIGISTFVPLFLAHRERALRQEDAAAG